One Burkholderia gladioli genomic window, GCGAACTGCACTTCGGCCAGGCAACGATTCGCGACCGCGTAACCTTCACGCCGAACCACCAGGTCCGCTACGACATCCATGCCGCCGACGGCGAGATCGGCGGCTCGCTGACCATGACCATCGAGGAGCGCGCCGACGCCGAGCTGTTCCTGCGCTTCGAGTACCGCACCACCCTGCCCGAGACGGCCGACAGCGAGGACGCGCGGCAGACCCAGGGGATCGTCAAGGAAGCCTATCGCACCGCCGATATCGA contains:
- a CDS encoding SRPBCC family protein, whose translation is MNFEHLIQINASDNPMLPTLTREQLWEGLVLRAEQPQLFVIGLDSCEIQSRTDTVLERELHFGQATIRDRVTFTPNHQVRYDIHAADGEIGGSLTMTIEERADAELFLRFEYRTTLPETADSEDARQTQGIVKEAYRTADIDTVRLIREYAQGRRDPDPLH